The nucleotide window TCTCGGGAAATTTGCATACGCAGATGATATTCCGTTTGTTATGGAGACCATCTGCTGCGGAAAAACGCCGGAGGCGGAAGCGCGCGTCTATGATTACCGGGGCGGGGAAAAGAAGCTCCGCTGGAACCGGGTGACCGGAAGGATGATACGGCATGAAGGGAAGCCTGCCAGAGTGGTGGGGACTCTGCGGGATATCCACGAAATGAAGCAGAGCATGTCGGAGAAGACGGAAGAGCTGCGCGTCAGCCAGATGACGCTTCAGGTGGTGAGCAATGTTTATGTCAGCATCTTTTATGTGGATCTGCTTCAGGATTCTTACTATGGGGTGAGGATACCGGAGGGCGCGGACACGATGGCGGTGCCGAAGCGGGGACGGTATTCGGAGATCATGTCCGGATATATAAAGGATTTTGTAGTGCCGGAGGAACAGGAGCGGATGAAACAGTTCACCGCGGCCGCGGCGTCGGGAGAAGGGTTCCGAAACGGGAAAGACCATATGGAGATTGAGTTCAGGCAGAAGCGCGCGGAGGGAAAGCCGCCGGTCTGGCTGAGAATGGAAATAAACCTGGCGGCGGATATTGGAGGCAGGCCGGGCTATATGGTCATCACATTTATCAACATAAGCGGAGAAAAATGCAGAGAGCTGGAAAAGCTTCTGGAGGAGCAGAAAGCCAAAGAAGCTTTGACTCAGGCTTATGAAGCCGCGAATAAGGCAAATGAGGCAAAGAGCACATTCCTGTCGAGGATGTCCCACGATATCCGCACGCCTATGAACGCCATCATCGGCATGACCTCCATAGCAGGAGCCCATTTGGGCGAACCGGATAAAATAGAGGACTGCCTGGATAAGATCAAGGTTTCCAGCCGTCATCTTCTCACTCTCATCAACGAAGTTCTAGACATGTCCAAAATAGAAAGCGGACGGGCTTCCCTGAAGGAATCGGCGTTCAGCATCCTGGATATGGTGGAAGAAGTGGAAGTTATGATGAAGCCGGAAATAGAGAAAAAGAGCCAGGTATTCCAGATGTCCATGAGGGATATTGTCCATGACTGTGTCCTCGGGGATATGGCCAGACTACAGCAGGTATTCATAAACCTGTTGTCCAATGCGGTGAAATATACCCAGGAGAGAGGGACGATCTCCTTCCGGGCATTGGAAAAGCCCTCCAATATGGCGGGGGTCGGATGCTATGAATTCCTGGTAGAGGACAACGGGATCGGCATGTCGGAGGAATTTCTGAAAAAGATATTCGAGCCCTTTGAGCGGGCTGAGGATTCCAGGGTCAGCAAAGCACAGGGCACCGGCCTGGGGACCTCCATTGCCCTCAACATCGTCCAGATGATGAACGGGACCATCGACGTTTCCAGCGAGTTGGGAAAAGGCTCTCTGTTCCGGGTGACGGTATATTTGAAGATCTGGACGAAAAATGAAAACTGGGAATACAAAGAGGCATTTGAAGAAAGACAGGGCGGCAGCTTCTGTCTGCTCGAGAATAGGACTGTGCTTCTGGCAGAGGATAATGAACTGAACCAGGAAATAGCCGGTGAGCTGCTGAGCATGTGCGGGGTCCGGGTGGAAACGGCGGATAACGGAAAAGAAGCGCTGGAAAAATTCAGCGCTTCGGAAACGGGATACTATTCTGTTATTTTCATGGATATCCAGATGCCTGTCATGGACGGCTATGAGGCAGCCAGGAAGATTCGGGGACTTTCCCGCCCCGACGCCGAGAGCGTGCCCATCATAGCTCTGACGGCAAATGCTTTCAGCGATGATATCAGCCGTTCGGAACAGGCAGGCATGAACGAGCATGTGGCGAAGCCGCTGGATATTGAAAGGCTGAAAAAGGTGCTGCTGCGCTGGGTGAGATAGCCGGACGCGCCGCGGACTCAGTCAGGAAGCTTCACCAGCGCGCAGCAGTTGGGCTGGTCGATTTTCAGCGGAGGCGTGTGCATATAGAAATAGTTCTTATCCGGAACCCAGGTGAAAAAGGTCATGGTACTGGTTTCATGGTTGACAGAGTAAATGAACTTTTCACCGGGGAACATGCCGATGTCCTTGGGGTATTCTCCGCTGACAGGGAGGACCACCCGCTGGGTCAGAAGACCGCTTTCAGCATTCCGGTCATAGATGCCGATGCTGTTGTCTCCCGCGTTGGAGCACAGGACCAGGCTCTCATCGGGAGAGAAGCGCAGGGCGGCCGCGGCATTTACATTGCTGCTTTTTTTCCCTACGGTGGAGATTGTCTGCAGAAGCTCAAATTTGGGCAATCCGTCGCTTCCGTCGTAGGAATATACGGAAAGATAGTTTTTAAGCTCGGAGATCACGTACATGAATTTTCCGTCGGAAGAAAAACGGAGGAACCTCGGAGCGGATTCCAGTTCACAGCGGATGACATCCGCCATCTTGATCTTCCCGGTATCTTTATTGAAATGGAACACCTTTATCTGATCGATGCCGAGATTCGTGATACAGAGGAATTTTTCATCCGGCGTCAGACGGGAACAGCTGATATGAGGACGGAAGTTCCGCTCGGCAATGCTTCCGATGCCTTTGTCATAAAAGCTGTCTGTGATCTCACCTACGCTTCCGTCTTCTTCCATGCGGAGGACTGTGACCTTTCCGTCATGGT belongs to Qiania dongpingensis and includes:
- a CDS encoding PAS domain-containing protein — protein: MDVRTEVIQFARKMMRLHYCENDVEGVIGMFAPDIVWIGAGEGQQASGFEAVSGFFRRFKNEIPECRIWDDQYEVQKAAEDLYICTGIMWVATVPRTKMYLKVHQRVTFAVKKLDGEWKCSYLHCSNPYQEMVEDELFPEKIGQHTYEYIQERLNALETEKVRKAQQLDVIMSSISGGLKMSLDDELYTYAFVSEEAAGLFGYTVEEFLEVTGGNAFGAVYPPDVPRVTQECVEAFQDGKSSYAIKYRVRCKDGGVKWILDSGKKVKNDDGTVVINSLYLDVSKAEEDERRIREQKELLDSIYDTIPCGIFRFLHGREEHEIVAMNRAALNILDYESVEECVADSFRGVASHVVPEDHQNLYEVYDKICRDGGQAEVEYRVLRKRGEIRWVSSTNMMVEKRNGIPVIQRTLVDITERKRLQEQLDREQEMYRAAMESSSDTIYEYRVDEDLLVAYVASREQEKGENILRLEVPGFREQLYLGKFAYADDIPFVMETICCGKTPEAEARVYDYRGGEKKLRWNRVTGRMIRHEGKPARVVGTLRDIHEMKQSMSEKTEELRVSQMTLQVVSNVYVSIFYVDLLQDSYYGVRIPEGADTMAVPKRGRYSEIMSGYIKDFVVPEEQERMKQFTAAAASGEGFRNGKDHMEIEFRQKRAEGKPPVWLRMEINLAADIGGRPGYMVITFINISGEKCRELEKLLEEQKAKEALTQAYEAANKANEAKSTFLSRMSHDIRTPMNAIIGMTSIAGAHLGEPDKIEDCLDKIKVSSRHLLTLINEVLDMSKIESGRASLKESAFSILDMVEEVEVMMKPEIEKKSQVFQMSMRDIVHDCVLGDMARLQQVFINLLSNAVKYTQERGTISFRALEKPSNMAGVGCYEFLVEDNGIGMSEEFLKKIFEPFERAEDSRVSKAQGTGLGTSIALNIVQMMNGTIDVSSELGKGSLFRVTVYLKIWTKNENWEYKEAFEERQGGSFCLLENRTVLLAEDNELNQEIAGELLSMCGVRVETADNGKEALEKFSASETGYYSVIFMDIQMPVMDGYEAARKIRGLSRPDAESVPIIALTANAFSDDISRSEQAGMNEHVAKPLDIERLKKVLLRWVR
- a CDS encoding lactonase family protein, whose product is MGNRYAAYVGSYTYIGNSKGVTILDVDPEKGTMSRRKEIRVNNASYVSSSRDGTRLYSIADDGIVSFRILPDGDLERMGKATIRGMRGCHISTDQANHFMFVSGYHDGKVTVLRMEEDGSVGEITDSFYDKGIGSIAERNFRPHISCSRLTPDEKFLCITNLGIDQIKVFHFNKDTGKIKMADVIRCELESAPRFLRFSSDGKFMYVISELKNYLSVYSYDGSDGLPKFELLQTISTVGKKSSNVNAAAALRFSPDESLVLCSNAGDNSIGIYDRNAESGLLTQRVVLPVSGEYPKDIGMFPGEKFIYSVNHETSTMTFFTWVPDKNYFYMHTPPLKIDQPNCCALVKLPD